A section of the Triticum dicoccoides isolate Atlit2015 ecotype Zavitan chromosome 7A, WEW_v2.0, whole genome shotgun sequence genome encodes:
- the LOC119333062 gene encoding carboxypeptidase SOL1-like, giving the protein MAIPRLRSLPLPLLLVVLLRAFASLPLQAAARGGVGPSPGIAVEKHGAFSRGLLQDMPEITDEMVRGYMSNSELEGAVQDFGRRCANVSRIYSIGKSVNGSPLWAIEISDKPGLKEAEPAFKFIGNVHGDEPVGREVLMQLAYWLCDNYLKDPLATLIVENTHLHILPSMNPDGFALRRRGNANNVDLNRDFPDQFFPLNDDIKHRQPETRAIMNWIKQEHFTASASLHGGALVANYPWDGSRDTRKQYYGCPDDKTFRYMASVYSQSHYNMSLSKEFEGGITNGALWYPIYGGMQDWNYIHGGCFELTLEISDVKWPKASELLVIWKQNKLSMLNLVASLVKK; this is encoded by the exons ATGGCGATCCCGCGCCTgcgctccctccccctccccctactcctcgtcgtcctcctccgcgCCTTCGCCTCGCTCCCCCTCCAAGCCGCCGCGAGAGGCGGCGTCGGCCCGTCGCCAG GCATCGCCGTTGAGAAACATGGGGCATTTTCGCGCGGTCTTCTTCAGGATATGCCTGAGATCAC GGATGAAATGGTTCGCGGATATATGAGCAACTCTGAACTTGAGGGTGCTGTACAAGACTTTGGGAGGCGCTGTGCTAATGTCTCCAGGATATACAG CATCGGGAAGAGTGTAAATGGTTCCCCATTG TGGGCCATTGAAATATCAGACAAGCCTGGGCTAAAAGAAGCTGAACCAGCATTCAAG TTCATTGGGAATGTCCATGGCGATGAGCCTGTTGGGAGAGAGGTCCTCATGCAACTTGCGTATTGGCTGTGTGATAACTACCTGAAGGATCCTTTG GCAACTCTTATTGTGGAGAACACACACCTTCATATACTTCCATCAATGAATCCAGATGGATTTGCTCTTAGAAGGCGTGGTAATGCAAACAATGTTGATCTCAACAGAGACTTTCCTGACCAA TTTTTCCCCCTCAACGATGATATTAAGCACCGACAACCTGAAACTAGAGCTATTATGAACTGGATAAAGCAAGAACACTTCACAGCCTCTGCTAGTTTGCATGGG GGTGCTCTTGTTGCAAATTATCCATGGGATGGATCTAGAGATACAAG AAAACAGTATTATGGATGTCCTGATGACAAGACATTCCGGTACATGGCGTCAGTGTATAGTCAGTCACACTATAACATGTCATTGAGCAAGGAGTTCGAAGGAGGAATTACAAATGGAGCGCTGTG GTATCCAATTTATGGTGGCATGCAAGACTGGAACTATATACACGGAGGCTGCTTTGAGTTAACCCTTGAAATTAGTGATGTAAAATGGCCAAAAGCATCTGAG CTTCTTGTCATATGGAAGCAAAATAAGTTGAGCATGCTCAATCTTGTTGCAAGCCTTGTAAAG AAATAA